A single region of the Desulfurellaceae bacterium genome encodes:
- a CDS encoding DUF721 domain-containing protein, with translation MKNTPPPPGWNSAADVLKRLLPDLPIASRVRDYRVWELWEEVVGRAVAARAWPSKLQHGKLFVTVSHPAVIQELQFLKGRLVRSLNQALAEHDAPPVKTLFFVVGRPQDMARPAKEPAGLAPPPFSELRVPDLGKPELEAAFAAVLAKRRQRLSQKG, from the coding sequence ATGAAAAATACCCCACCGCCTCCGGGCTGGAACTCGGCCGCCGACGTGCTGAAGCGCCTGTTGCCAGACCTGCCGATTGCCAGCCGGGTGAGGGACTACCGGGTGTGGGAACTCTGGGAAGAGGTGGTTGGTCGGGCCGTGGCCGCCCGAGCGTGGCCGAGCAAGCTCCAGCACGGCAAGCTGTTTGTGACCGTCTCCCACCCGGCTGTCATCCAGGAGTTACAGTTCCTCAAAGGGCGTCTCGTGCGCAGCCTGAACCAAGCGCTGGCCGAACATGACGCCCCGCCGGTCAAAACGCTTTTTTTCGTTGTGGGCCGTCCCCAGGACATGGCCAGACCGGCCAAAGAGCCGGCCGGTCTGGCGCCGCCGCCTTTTTCCGAACTGCGTGTCCCCGATCTGGGCAAGCCCGAGCTTGAAGCCGCGTTTGCCGCCGTGTTGGCCAAGCGCCGTCAGCGTCTGAGCCAGAAAGGCTGA